Proteins found in one Gordonia sp. PDNC005 genomic segment:
- the gyrB gene encoding DNA topoisomerase (ATP-hydrolyzing) subunit B has translation MADTSSNEPKKNSKGKAGEYGADSISILEGLEAVRKRPGMYIGSTGERGLHHLIWEVVDNSVDEAMAGHATRVDVTLLADGGIRVVDDGRGMPVGMHATGVPAVEVIMTQLHAGGKFDSDSYAVSGGLHGVGISVVNALSTRVDLEIRNNGSFWNQTYTYAEPGPLVEGAATRETGTSVSFWPDAEIFETVKFNAETVARRLQEMAFLNKGLTITLTDERITEADVEAAPDVEGDDSAESIKTADERAEKIAKVKTRTYHYPDGLVDYIKHLNRTKNAVHKSVVGFAAKGTGHEVEIAMQWNDSYSESVHTFANTINTHEGGTHEEGFRAALTSTVNKYALDKKLIKDKKEERLSGDDIREGLAAVISVKVGDPQFEGQTKTKLGNTEVKSFVQKACNEHLADWFEANPAEAKIIIRKASDSHQARAAARRARDMVRRKTATDIGGLPGKLADCRSKDPEKSEVYIVEGDSAGGSAKSGRDSMYQAILPLRGKIINVEKARIDRVLKNAEVQSIITAFGTGIHDEFDIAKLRYHKIVLMADADVDGQHIATLLLTLLFRFMRPLIEQGHVYLAQPPLYKLKWQKGAAPDFAYSDRERDALLEAGKASGKKINMADGIQRYKGLGEMNASELWETTMDPDVRVLKQVTLDDAAAADELFSILMGEDVAARRSFIARNAKDVRFLDV, from the coding sequence GTGGCCGACACCAGTAGCAACGAGCCGAAGAAGAACAGCAAAGGCAAGGCCGGCGAGTACGGTGCGGACTCCATCAGCATCCTCGAGGGTCTCGAGGCCGTCCGCAAACGTCCCGGCATGTACATCGGCTCCACCGGTGAGCGCGGTCTGCACCACCTGATCTGGGAAGTCGTCGACAACTCTGTCGACGAGGCGATGGCCGGACACGCCACGCGGGTCGATGTCACCCTGCTGGCCGACGGCGGAATCCGCGTCGTCGACGACGGTCGAGGCATGCCGGTCGGAATGCACGCCACTGGTGTCCCCGCTGTTGAGGTCATCATGACGCAGCTGCACGCGGGCGGAAAGTTCGACTCCGATTCGTACGCGGTGTCCGGCGGTCTGCACGGTGTCGGCATCTCGGTCGTGAACGCGCTGTCCACACGCGTCGACCTCGAGATCCGAAACAACGGATCGTTCTGGAACCAGACTTACACGTACGCAGAGCCCGGTCCTCTGGTGGAGGGTGCCGCGACACGCGAGACCGGAACCTCGGTGTCGTTCTGGCCGGACGCCGAGATCTTCGAGACGGTGAAGTTCAACGCCGAGACCGTCGCTCGTCGTCTCCAGGAGATGGCGTTCCTGAACAAGGGCTTGACGATCACGCTCACCGACGAGCGGATCACCGAGGCGGACGTCGAGGCTGCGCCGGACGTGGAAGGCGACGACAGCGCTGAGTCGATCAAGACCGCCGACGAGCGTGCGGAGAAGATCGCCAAGGTCAAGACCCGGACGTACCACTACCCGGACGGTCTGGTCGACTACATCAAGCACCTCAACCGCACCAAGAACGCGGTGCACAAGTCGGTCGTCGGCTTCGCAGCCAAGGGGACCGGCCACGAGGTCGAGATCGCGATGCAGTGGAACGACTCGTACTCCGAGAGTGTTCACACATTCGCGAACACCATCAACACCCACGAGGGCGGAACGCACGAAGAAGGCTTCCGCGCGGCGCTGACCAGCACTGTCAACAAGTACGCACTCGACAAGAAGCTGATCAAGGACAAGAAGGAAGAGCGTCTCTCCGGCGACGACATCCGTGAAGGTCTCGCCGCGGTGATCTCGGTGAAGGTCGGCGACCCGCAGTTCGAAGGTCAGACGAAGACCAAGCTCGGCAACACCGAGGTCAAGAGCTTCGTGCAGAAGGCGTGTAACGAGCACCTCGCCGACTGGTTCGAGGCGAACCCGGCCGAGGCGAAGATCATCATCCGCAAGGCCTCCGACTCCCACCAGGCTCGTGCCGCGGCCCGCCGAGCACGCGACATGGTGCGCCGCAAGACCGCGACCGACATCGGTGGACTGCCCGGCAAGCTCGCCGACTGCCGCAGCAAGGATCCGGAGAAGTCCGAGGTCTACATCGTGGAGGGCGACTCCGCAGGCGGCTCGGCCAAGTCGGGCCGCGACTCGATGTACCAGGCGATCCTGCCGCTGCGCGGAAAGATCATCAACGTCGAGAAGGCTCGCATCGACCGTGTCTTGAAGAACGCCGAAGTCCAGTCGATCATCACCGCGTTCGGCACCGGCATCCACGACGAGTTCGACATCGCCAAGCTGAGGTACCACAAGATCGTGCTCATGGCCGACGCCGACGTCGACGGTCAGCACATCGCAACGCTCCTGCTCACGCTGCTGTTCCGTTTCATGCGGCCGCTGATCGAGCAGGGCCACGTCTACTTGGCGCAGCCGCCGCTGTACAAGCTGAAGTGGCAGAAGGGCGCCGCACCGGACTTCGCGTACAGCGACCGCGAACGCGACGCACTGCTGGAGGCGGGCAAGGCCTCGGGCAAGAAGATCAACATGGCCGACGGCATCCAGCGCTACAAGGGTCTGGGCGAGATGAACGCCAGCGAGCTGTGGGAGACCACCATGGACCCCGACGTCCGTGTCCTCAAGCAGGTCACCCTCGACGACGCCGCCGCCGCCGACGAACTGTTCTCCATCCTGATGGGCGAAGACGTCGCTGCTCGCCGCAGCTTCATCGCACGCAACGCCAAGGACGTCCGCTTCCTCGACGTGTAG
- a CDS encoding cutinase family protein: MTKRLLIVLVGLLSIVGVTVPSGTGTASAADCADIHLVFARGTQESGAPVGTTGQAMYRSLQNRFPGKSVRVSPVRYQASDAFTEGIDFLKTVAVGVRDTQGQMRAIASRCPSTRIVVGGYSQGAAVVTYAVSDQLNAVAPILTEVPSPLAGSVARHVAGVLIFGGPADRWFRDARVPPMRVGARYRAMTREYCIPGDNICDGGPISRPNTVHGEYAVNGMTDNAANFVARRVH; this comes from the coding sequence ATGACAAAGCGCCTGCTCATCGTCTTGGTCGGACTGTTGTCGATTGTAGGAGTCACGGTCCCGTCCGGAACCGGAACCGCCTCGGCGGCCGACTGCGCCGATATTCACCTGGTGTTCGCCCGTGGAACACAGGAATCCGGCGCACCGGTGGGAACCACCGGTCAGGCGATGTACCGGTCGCTTCAGAACCGCTTCCCCGGCAAGTCGGTCCGCGTCTCCCCGGTCCGCTACCAGGCGAGCGACGCGTTCACCGAGGGCATCGATTTCCTGAAGACCGTCGCCGTCGGCGTCCGTGACACCCAGGGCCAGATGCGCGCGATCGCATCGCGCTGCCCCTCCACTCGCATCGTCGTCGGCGGCTATTCGCAGGGGGCGGCCGTCGTCACGTACGCCGTCAGCGATCAGCTGAACGCCGTCGCTCCGATCCTCACTGAAGTGCCCTCGCCGCTGGCGGGATCTGTCGCGCGCCATGTCGCAGGGGTGCTGATCTTCGGCGGTCCCGCAGATCGCTGGTTCCGTGACGCCCGCGTGCCTCCGATGCGCGTTGGTGCGCGCTACCGCGCGATGACTCGCGAGTACTGCATTCCCGGCGACAACATCTGCGACGGCGGACCCATCAGCCGACCGAACACTGTGCACGGCGAATACGCCGTCAACGGGATGACCGACAACGCCGCGAACTTCGTCGCTCGTCGGGTGCACTGA
- a CDS encoding DUF4190 domain-containing protein yields the protein MTTDDPRRGPMPSGPNPPRPAQPVPQHQAQPGRPPQGPPPQPRPPHGNQPPPRPTQPPVDQAKQAGSLAYSAAPEPKRPMSPAAPASPPAPAKESPVAPTSTSSTTTSSAQADINYLSIVALVLSGLGITFPFGLWLGYRSRNQIDRDGTIGRHFAVAAIIVGYLWLLALVLGVIAYLWILI from the coding sequence GTGACCACCGACGATCCGCGCCGCGGCCCGATGCCTTCGGGCCCGAACCCGCCGCGCCCCGCGCAGCCCGTGCCGCAGCACCAGGCCCAGCCGGGTCGCCCGCCGCAGGGTCCGCCCCCGCAGCCCCGTCCGCCCCACGGCAACCAGCCTCCGCCACGACCGACCCAGCCACCCGTCGACCAGGCGAAGCAAGCGGGTTCGCTCGCCTACTCGGCAGCGCCGGAACCCAAGCGACCCATGTCGCCTGCGGCTCCCGCCTCACCGCCCGCGCCCGCGAAGGAGAGTCCGGTGGCCCCCACCTCGACGTCGTCGACAACCACTTCGTCGGCACAGGCCGACATCAACTACCTGTCGATCGTCGCTCTCGTGCTGTCTGGCCTTGGCATCACGTTCCCGTTCGGTCTGTGGCTGGGATACCGGTCCAGGAACCAGATCGACCGTGACGGCACCATCGGGCGGCACTTCGCCGTCGCTGCGATCATCGTGGGCTACCTGTGGCTGCTCGCCCTGGTACTCGGTGTCATCGCATACCTCTGGATCCTCATCTGA
- a CDS encoding phosphotransferase, whose product MGGTGAASGDGAGALKWLKGNLYEPEHPTLVWGEARMPNILYTPQLSVAGVLDWEMAYLGHHEADLAWLLFLDWACSDFEGHASLPGTP is encoded by the coding sequence GTGGGCGGCACCGGAGCTGCCTCCGGTGATGGAGCGGGGGCACTGAAGTGGCTCAAGGGAAACCTCTACGAGCCGGAGCATCCGACATTGGTCTGGGGTGAGGCTCGCATGCCGAACATCCTGTACACGCCCCAGCTGTCGGTGGCGGGCGTTCTGGACTGGGAGATGGCGTATCTGGGCCACCACGAGGCCGACTTGGCCTGGTTGCTCTTCCTGGACTGGGCCTGCAGTGACTTCGAAGGGCATGCGTCGCTTCCGGGAACTCCGTAA
- the gyrA gene encoding DNA gyrase subunit A, with protein sequence MSDETDLSPLNGDGTGDRIDPVDLGQEMQNSYIDYAMSVIVGRALPEVRDGLKPVHRRLLYASFDAGFRPERGYVKSARPVSETMGNYHPHGDSSIYDALVRLAQPWSMRYPLIDGQGNFGSRGNDGAAAMRYTEARLTPLAMEMLRDITEETVDFVPNYDGKTEEPTVLPSRVPNLLINGSGGIAVGMATNIPPHNLREVSDAVFWALENPEADEESTLEACMEAVKGPDFPTAALIVGSQGIKDAYMTGRGSIRMRSVVDIEENKGATQLVITELPFQVNPDNLIGSIAEQVNDGKLKGISKIDDESSDRAGMRIVITLRRDAVAKVVLNNLYKHSQLQTNFGANMLSIVDGVPRTLRLDQMIRYYVAHQIEVIVRRTRYRLRKAEERAHILRGLVKALDALDEVIALIRASANTDAARSGLMDLLDIDEIQADAILAMQLRRLSALERQKIVDELAEIEREIADLKDILERPERQRAIVRDELKEVVDKYGDDRRTKIIAAEGDVTDEDLIAREDVVVTITETGYAKRTKTDLYRSQKRGGKGVQGAGLKQDDIVAHFFVSSTHDWLLFFTTKGRVYRAKAYELPEANRTARGQHVANLLAFQPEERIAQVIRISGYDHAPYLVLATRNGLVKKSRLDAFDSNRSGGLAAINLRGDDELVGAQLCSGDDDLLLVSKKGQSIRFTAGDEALRPMGRQTSGVQGMRFNDDDELLSLNVVQDDTYLLVATSGGYAKRTEISEYTPQGRGGKGVLTIQYDPKRGELVGAIIVDLDSEVYAITSGGGVIRTLAKQVRKAGRQTKGVRLMNLSDGDNLLAIARNADEPEEGAAEQE encoded by the coding sequence ATGAGCGACGAAACCGACCTGTCACCGCTGAACGGCGACGGAACCGGCGACCGCATCGATCCCGTCGACCTCGGCCAGGAGATGCAGAACTCCTACATCGATTACGCGATGAGCGTGATCGTCGGCCGCGCACTGCCTGAGGTCCGCGACGGCCTCAAGCCTGTGCACCGTCGTCTGCTGTACGCGTCGTTCGACGCAGGCTTCCGCCCGGAGCGCGGCTACGTGAAGTCGGCGCGTCCCGTCTCGGAGACGATGGGTAACTACCACCCGCACGGCGACAGCTCGATCTACGACGCGCTGGTCCGTCTCGCGCAGCCGTGGTCGATGCGCTACCCGCTGATCGACGGCCAGGGCAACTTCGGTTCCCGCGGCAACGACGGCGCGGCCGCCATGCGATACACGGAGGCTCGTCTCACTCCTCTGGCGATGGAGATGCTCCGCGACATCACCGAGGAGACGGTCGACTTCGTCCCGAACTACGACGGTAAGACCGAGGAGCCGACGGTGCTGCCGTCGCGTGTCCCGAACCTGCTGATCAACGGTTCCGGCGGCATCGCGGTCGGCATGGCGACCAACATCCCGCCGCACAATCTGCGCGAGGTCTCCGACGCGGTGTTCTGGGCTCTGGAGAACCCGGAGGCGGACGAGGAGAGCACCCTCGAAGCGTGCATGGAAGCCGTGAAGGGCCCGGACTTCCCGACGGCTGCACTGATCGTCGGAAGCCAGGGCATCAAGGATGCCTACATGACCGGGCGCGGCAGCATCCGCATGCGCAGCGTGGTGGACATCGAGGAGAACAAGGGCGCCACCCAACTGGTGATCACCGAGCTCCCGTTCCAGGTGAACCCCGACAACCTGATCGGCTCGATCGCCGAGCAGGTGAACGACGGCAAGCTCAAGGGCATCAGCAAGATCGACGACGAGTCGTCCGACCGCGCCGGCATGCGCATCGTGATCACGTTGCGTCGTGACGCTGTCGCGAAGGTCGTGCTGAACAACCTCTACAAGCACAGCCAATTGCAGACCAACTTCGGCGCCAACATGCTGTCGATCGTCGACGGTGTGCCGCGCACTCTGCGTCTGGATCAGATGATCCGCTACTACGTGGCTCATCAGATCGAAGTGATCGTCCGACGGACTCGTTACCGTCTGCGCAAGGCCGAGGAACGCGCGCACATCCTGCGTGGTCTCGTGAAGGCCCTCGACGCCCTGGACGAGGTGATCGCGCTGATCCGCGCGTCGGCCAACACCGATGCCGCTCGCAGCGGGTTGATGGATCTCCTCGACATCGACGAGATCCAGGCCGACGCGATTCTGGCGATGCAGCTGCGTCGTCTGTCTGCTCTCGAGCGTCAGAAGATCGTCGACGAGTTGGCCGAGATCGAGCGCGAGATCGCCGACCTGAAGGACATTCTGGAGCGTCCCGAGCGTCAGCGTGCGATCGTGCGCGACGAGCTGAAGGAGGTCGTCGACAAGTACGGCGACGACCGTCGCACCAAGATCATCGCCGCCGAAGGCGATGTGACCGACGAGGACCTGATCGCTCGTGAGGACGTTGTCGTCACGATCACCGAGACCGGGTACGCCAAGCGCACCAAGACTGACCTGTACCGCAGCCAGAAGCGCGGCGGCAAGGGCGTGCAGGGCGCAGGCCTGAAGCAGGACGACATCGTCGCTCACTTCTTCGTGTCGAGCACCCACGACTGGCTGCTGTTCTTCACCACGAAGGGTCGCGTCTACCGAGCGAAGGCGTATGAGCTGCCCGAAGCGAACCGGACCGCTCGCGGTCAGCACGTCGCCAACCTCTTGGCGTTCCAGCCGGAGGAGCGGATCGCTCAGGTCATCCGGATCTCCGGCTACGACCACGCCCCGTACCTGGTGCTCGCCACCCGCAACGGCCTGGTCAAGAAGTCGCGTCTGGACGCGTTCGACTCGAACCGCTCCGGCGGCCTGGCCGCGATCAACCTCCGTGGTGACGACGAGCTCGTCGGCGCACAGCTGTGCAGCGGCGACGACGATCTGCTGCTCGTGTCGAAGAAGGGCCAGTCGATCCGCTTCACCGCGGGCGACGAGGCGCTGCGCCCGATGGGCCGTCAGACGTCCGGTGTGCAGGGCATGCGATTCAACGACGACGACGAGTTGCTGTCGCTCAACGTGGTCCAGGACGACACCTACCTGCTGGTCGCGACGTCGGGCGGTTACGCGAAGCGCACCGAGATCAGCGAGTACACGCCGCAGGGTCGAGGCGGCAAGGGTGTGCTGACCATCCAGTACGACCCCAAGCGCGGCGAACTGGTCGGCGCGATCATCGTCGATCTCGACAGCGAGGTGTACGCGATTACATCCGGCGGCGGTGTGATCCGGACTCTTGCGAAGCAGGTCCGAAAGGCTGGACGTCAGACAAAGGGCGTTCGCCTGATGAACCTGTCGGACGGCGACAACCTGTTGGCCATCGCCCGCAACGCCGACGAGCCGGAAGAGGGCGCGGCAGAGCAGGAATGA
- a CDS encoding PucR family transcriptional regulator: MIDVDTLAESLGEGIVRRTGNGVRRTVTDVLLADGDLPSHDAGTLLLGNGAHDADSALDVLRAAEAVQAAAVVLRAPYAELPEVAAVAADLGLPVLELRPIVSWTHFAWLVRSVLDQSTSSAGALVAHPVDYSELFEFADAAAAIVSAPVTIEDAFSRVLAYSALQDTADPVRISTIVGRRVPEHVVKHFRSRGVFRTLHAATEPFRVAAGSDGVLERLVVPVRAGRELLGSIWVVDPGPLSDEQLAELVRTTSVVALHLLRLRAVFGAARRVTIERLRSVLITGDEASDRLPDGPWRVVALGSASADEGFGLELWEIALRRAGWSQPLLTEVDGIPMALVTAAGRRPGSWAWLSATTHSLSKADTHLAAGRVAVAAADLPRSRADAIDVLVLQRAGAVPTPSTSDDVWHEVVIARAVASLAGTAPSPVDVLARHDADHSSAYVQTLREILASPAEPTRAAAKLGIHPNTLRNRRNSIADLIGVDLDDPRIRIALSLLIERWSAVSVRLDGSNAD, from the coding sequence GTGATCGACGTCGACACGTTGGCGGAGTCGCTCGGCGAGGGAATCGTCCGGCGGACAGGAAACGGTGTCCGACGGACGGTGACCGACGTGCTGCTCGCCGACGGGGACCTGCCGTCTCACGACGCGGGAACTCTGCTGCTCGGCAACGGCGCACACGACGCCGACTCCGCGCTGGACGTTCTGCGGGCGGCAGAGGCCGTACAGGCCGCGGCAGTGGTGCTTCGGGCGCCATACGCCGAACTTCCCGAGGTGGCCGCCGTCGCGGCAGATCTCGGGCTTCCCGTGCTCGAGTTGCGGCCGATCGTGTCGTGGACCCATTTCGCGTGGCTGGTGCGCAGTGTGCTCGACCAGTCGACGAGCTCGGCGGGAGCGCTCGTTGCGCACCCGGTGGATTACAGCGAGCTCTTCGAGTTCGCCGATGCCGCTGCGGCGATCGTGTCGGCGCCGGTGACCATCGAGGACGCCTTCTCTCGGGTGCTGGCGTACTCGGCTCTGCAGGACACCGCCGACCCGGTCCGGATCTCGACGATCGTCGGACGACGAGTGCCCGAACACGTGGTCAAGCATTTCCGTTCACGCGGAGTGTTCCGGACCCTGCACGCCGCGACTGAGCCTTTCCGAGTCGCCGCGGGCTCGGACGGCGTGCTTGAACGTCTCGTCGTCCCGGTGCGAGCGGGTCGAGAACTGCTCGGATCGATCTGGGTCGTGGACCCGGGCCCGCTGTCCGACGAACAGCTCGCGGAGCTCGTCCGCACCACGTCAGTGGTCGCACTGCATCTCCTCCGACTGCGCGCCGTCTTCGGTGCCGCGCGGCGGGTCACCATAGAGCGCTTGCGATCGGTCCTGATCACCGGAGACGAAGCGTCGGACCGACTCCCGGACGGGCCGTGGCGCGTCGTCGCGCTTGGGAGCGCTTCGGCGGACGAGGGATTCGGCCTCGAACTCTGGGAGATCGCACTGCGGCGAGCCGGATGGTCCCAGCCCTTGTTGACCGAGGTGGACGGGATTCCGATGGCTCTGGTCACGGCGGCCGGTCGTCGCCCGGGGAGTTGGGCGTGGCTGAGCGCGACGACCCACTCCCTCTCCAAGGCCGACACGCATCTCGCCGCAGGGCGGGTGGCCGTCGCCGCCGCAGACCTCCCCCGTTCTCGCGCCGATGCGATCGACGTACTCGTGCTGCAACGTGCAGGGGCGGTTCCCACTCCGTCCACATCCGACGACGTGTGGCACGAGGTTGTCATCGCTCGCGCTGTCGCCTCGCTCGCCGGGACTGCACCGAGCCCGGTCGACGTGTTGGCGCGTCATGACGCCGACCATTCGAGCGCCTATGTGCAGACCCTTCGCGAAATCCTCGCATCTCCGGCAGAGCCGACCCGCGCGGCAGCGAAGCTCGGCATTCACCCGAATACCCTGCGGAATCGTCGGAATTCGATCGCCGACCTGATCGGCGTCGACCTCGACGATCCACGCATTCGGATTGCGTTGAGTTTGCTGATCGAGCGCTGGTCTGCTGTTTCCGTTCGACTCGACGGATCAAACGCCGACTGA
- a CDS encoding peptidylprolyl isomerase, producing MSEQNKTATLHTNRGDIVIELFPNHAPVTVANFVGLADGSKEYTTTNAKGEASGPFYDGAVFHRVIEGFMLQGGDPTGSGRGGPGYQFKDEFHPELQFDRPYLLAMANAGPGTNGSQFFITVGATPHLNRRHTIFGEVKDAASQAVVDAIAATPTDRADRPVDDVVIESVELS from the coding sequence GTGAGTGAGCAGAACAAGACCGCGACCCTGCACACCAATCGCGGCGACATCGTCATCGAACTCTTCCCGAACCACGCACCGGTCACCGTTGCGAATTTCGTCGGCCTGGCCGACGGCTCCAAGGAGTACACGACCACCAACGCCAAGGGTGAGGCCAGCGGCCCGTTCTACGACGGCGCCGTGTTCCACCGCGTCATCGAGGGCTTCATGCTCCAGGGCGGCGACCCGACGGGCAGCGGTCGTGGCGGCCCGGGCTACCAGTTCAAGGACGAGTTCCACCCCGAACTCCAGTTCGATCGTCCGTACCTCCTCGCGATGGCGAACGCCGGACCGGGTACCAACGGCTCGCAGTTCTTCATCACGGTCGGCGCCACGCCGCACCTGAACCGTCGCCACACGATCTTCGGCGAGGTCAAGGATGCAGCGTCGCAGGCTGTTGTCGACGCCATCGCCGCCACCCCGACCGATCGCGCCGACCGGCCGGTCGACGACGTGGTGATCGAGAGCGTTGAGCTCTCCTGA
- a CDS encoding FAD-dependent oxidoreductase, translating to MSNTGHQRRIAVVGAGMVGLSTAWFLQERGVEVTVLERKDVAAGSSWGNAGWLTPGISTPLPEPAVLKYGIRAVLSPSSPVYVPPTANPRLIRFLTSFARHSTAARWKTAMDSLVPINRTALPAFDALADGGVEVGTRAADDFIAAYRTESDREVLLDELEHIKAAGQDIGFELISGARAREITPALSEEVNYAIRLEGQRFIDPGAFVDSLAASFRGRGGVIREGVRVDDVDAAATGVVLTTSEGVERYDDVVLATGAWISRQARDFGVRVPVQAGRGYSFSVPVDTVPTSPVYFPAQRVACTPLGDRLRVAGMMEFRDPDADLDSRRIKAIVDAARQLLTGVDLDDRKDEWVGSRPCTPDGLPVIGSTFASNVHVAGGHGMWGITLGPATGRLLAESIVTGTTPRELAPFNPLR from the coding sequence ATGAGCAACACAGGTCACCAGCGGCGGATCGCCGTCGTCGGAGCGGGCATGGTCGGACTGTCCACCGCGTGGTTCCTCCAGGAACGCGGTGTCGAGGTGACCGTCCTCGAGCGCAAAGACGTCGCCGCCGGATCGTCCTGGGGCAACGCCGGATGGCTCACTCCGGGAATCAGCACTCCGCTTCCCGAACCTGCAGTGCTCAAGTACGGGATCCGTGCGGTGCTGAGTCCGTCGTCGCCCGTTTACGTGCCGCCCACTGCCAACCCGCGTCTCATTCGGTTCCTCACCTCATTCGCGCGGCACAGCACCGCAGCGCGTTGGAAGACCGCGATGGACTCACTCGTCCCGATCAACCGAACCGCGCTCCCGGCGTTCGACGCCCTGGCCGACGGAGGAGTGGAAGTCGGTACGCGTGCCGCGGATGACTTCATCGCCGCGTATCGCACCGAATCGGACCGCGAAGTGCTCCTCGACGAGCTCGAACACATCAAGGCCGCCGGCCAGGACATCGGATTCGAGCTGATCAGCGGCGCGCGGGCGCGAGAGATCACCCCGGCGCTGTCGGAGGAGGTGAACTACGCGATCCGACTCGAGGGACAGCGGTTCATCGATCCCGGCGCGTTCGTCGACTCGCTCGCGGCGTCGTTCCGCGGTCGCGGTGGCGTGATCCGTGAAGGTGTTCGTGTCGACGACGTCGACGCGGCCGCGACAGGCGTTGTGCTGACCACCTCCGAGGGCGTCGAGCGATACGACGACGTGGTGTTGGCGACGGGCGCCTGGATCAGCCGGCAGGCCCGCGACTTCGGCGTTCGCGTGCCGGTCCAGGCCGGTCGGGGCTACAGCTTCAGCGTCCCGGTGGACACCGTTCCGACGAGTCCGGTCTACTTTCCTGCACAACGAGTGGCGTGCACACCGCTCGGTGACCGCTTGCGAGTCGCCGGAATGATGGAGTTCCGTGATCCCGACGCCGATCTCGACAGCCGCCGGATCAAGGCCATCGTCGACGCGGCGCGTCAGCTGTTGACGGGTGTCGACCTCGACGACCGCAAGGACGAGTGGGTCGGTTCGCGGCCCTGTACGCCGGACGGTCTCCCCGTGATCGGCTCGACCTTCGCTTCCAACGTGCACGTCGCGGGTGGTCACGGCATGTGGGGAATCACCCTCGGACCCGCGACCGGCCGTCTCCTCGCGGAGTCGATCGTCACCGGTACGACGCCGCGGGAGCTGGCGCCGTTCAACCCACTCCGCTGA
- a CDS encoding DUF3566 domain-containing protein, with protein sequence MSTPDDQNADRGQVVPPWKRGEKSASTGLTAGEMAKAVSSDDARPAGPAPRGVVSGQRPSTPSSGPIPTVGPPAATPPKAPTGPQQAAPSAPKPAFVESDTRNIPRDDLAKKDQLPDLDAIHQVEASKDAKAAAARAQSQTIPSRAIGVPLRAAVQIRRVDPWSVFKVTGVLSIAGFFIWMIAVAVLYGVLAGMGVWDQINGSFGDIIASDGTSSGSDIIGTGMVFGFSAGFGVVAAILVTGIATISAYIYNVCADMVGGVEVTLADLD encoded by the coding sequence GTGAGCACACCTGACGACCAGAACGCCGACCGCGGCCAGGTCGTTCCCCCGTGGAAGCGGGGGGAGAAGTCCGCGTCGACCGGTCTGACTGCCGGTGAGATGGCCAAGGCCGTCTCGTCCGACGACGCTCGCCCCGCCGGCCCGGCTCCTCGTGGAGTCGTGTCGGGACAGCGTCCGTCGACGCCGTCATCGGGCCCGATCCCGACCGTCGGTCCGCCTGCTGCGACGCCTCCTAAGGCGCCGACGGGGCCGCAGCAGGCCGCACCTTCGGCCCCCAAGCCAGCGTTTGTGGAATCGGACACGCGGAACATCCCGCGCGACGATCTGGCGAAGAAGGACCAGCTGCCCGACCTCGACGCGATTCACCAGGTGGAGGCGTCGAAGGACGCGAAGGCCGCCGCTGCGCGCGCACAGTCGCAGACCATCCCGTCGCGCGCCATCGGAGTTCCGCTGCGTGCAGCGGTCCAGATCCGGCGCGTCGACCCGTGGTCGGTGTTCAAGGTGACCGGCGTGCTGTCGATCGCCGGCTTCTTCATCTGGATGATCGCTGTCGCCGTCCTGTACGGCGTCCTGGCGGGCATGGGCGTGTGGGACCAGATCAACGGCTCGTTCGGCGACATCATCGCGTCTGACGGCACCAGCAGCGGCTCCGACATCATCGGCACAGGCATGGTGTTCGGGTTCTCGGCGGGCTTCGGTGTGGTCGCTGCGATTCTCGTCACAGGTATCGCGACGATCTCGGCGTACATCTACAACGTGTGTGCCGACATGGTCGGCGGCGTCGAAGTGACGCTGGCCGACCTCGACTGA